Proteins from one Xenopus tropicalis strain Nigerian chromosome 1, UCB_Xtro_10.0, whole genome shotgun sequence genomic window:
- the vcp gene encoding transitional endoplasmic reticulum ATPase: MASGSDSKSDDLSTAILKQKSRPNRLIVDESINEDNSVVSLSQAKMDELQLFRGDTVLLKGKKRREAVCIVLSDDTCSDEKIRMNRVVRNNLRVRLGDVISIQPCPDVKYGKRIHVLPIDDTVEGITGNLFEVYLKPYFLEAYRPIRKGDIFLVRGGMRAVEFKVVETDPSPYCIVAPDTVIHCEGEPIKREDEEESLNEVGYDDIGGCRKQLAQIKEMVELPLRHPALFKAIGVKPPRGILLYGPPGTGKTLIARAVANETGAFFFLINGPEIMSKLAGESESNLRKAFEEAEKNAPAIIFIDELDAIAPKREKTHGEVERRIVSQLLTLMDGLKQRAHVIVMAATNRPNSIDPALRRFGRFDREVDIGIPDSTGRLEILQIHTKNMKLSDDVDLEQVANETHGHVGADLAALCSEAALQAIRKKMDLIDLEDETIDAEVMNSLAVTMDDFRWALSQSNPSALRETVVEVPQVTWEDIGGLEDVKRELQELVQYPVEHPDKFLKFGMTPSKGVLFYGPPGCGKTLLAKAIANECQANFISIKGPELLTMWFGESEANVREIFDKARQAAPCVLFFDELDSIAKARGGNIGDGGGAADRVINQILTEMDGMSTKKNVFIIGATNRPDIIDPAILRPGRLDQLIYIPLPDEKSRIAILKANLRKSPVAKDVDLDFLAKMTNGFSGADLTEICQRACKLAIRESIENEIRRERERQTNPSAMEVEEDDPVPEIRRDHFEEAMRFARRSVSDNDIRKYEMFAQTLQQSRGFGSFRFPAGGQGGAGPSQGAGGGSGGSHFNEEEDDLYG, encoded by the exons TTCCAAATCAGACGACCTGTCTACAGCAATCCTGAAGCAGAAGAGCCGGCCCAATCGGCTGATTGTGGATGAATCCATCAATGAGGACAACAGTGTGGTGTCTCTGTCCCAG GCCAAGATGGATGAGCTGCAGCTCTTTAGGGGGGACACCGTGCTGCTGAAAGGGAAGAAGAGGAGGGAAGCCGTTTGCATCGTTCTCTCAGATGACACCTGTTCCGATGAAAAGATCCGAATGAACAGAGTCGTCCGGAACAACCTGAGGGTGCGGCTTGGAGATGTTATCAG CATTCAGCCGTGCCCGGATGTGAAGTACGGCAAGCGGATCCATGTCCTGCCCATAGACGACACAGTGGAGGGCATCACTGGGAACCTGTTTGAGGTGTATCTCAAGCCTTACTTCTTGGAAGCCTACCGGCCAATCAGGAAAG GTGACATTTTCCTGGTGCGCGGAGGGATGCGAGCAGTGGAGTTCAAAGTGGTGGAGACTGATCCCTCCCCGTACTGCATTGTGGCCCCCGATACTGTAATCCATTGTGAAGGGGAGCCCATTAAACGTGAA GATGAGGAGGAGTCCTTGAATGAAGTGGGCTATGATGACATCGGCGGCTGCAGGAAACAGCTGGCCCAGATCAAAGAGATGGTGGAACTGCCTCTCAGGCACCCGGCCCTCTTTAAGGCTATTGGGGTGAAG CCTCCCAGGGGCATTCTGCTGTACGGACCCCCAGGCACTGGAAAAACCCTCATTGCTAGAGCTGTGGCCAATGAAACCGGAGCTTTCTTCTTCCTGATCAATG GGCCCGAGATCATGAGCAAGTTGGCCGGCGAGTCGGAGAGCAACCTGCGCAAAGCGTTTGAGGAGGCCGAGAAGAACGCCCCGGCCATCATCTTTATAGACGAGCTGGACGCCATCGCCCCCAAGAGAGAGAAG ACACACGGAGAAGTTGAGCGGCGCATTGTCTCTCAGCTACTGACTCTGATGGACGGGCTGAAACAGCGGGCACACGTCATTGTCATGGCCGCCACCAACCGACCCAACAGCATCGACCCGGCGCTCAGGCGATTTG GTCGCTTCGACAGGGAGGTTGATATCGGCATCCCCGACTCCACCGGGAGGCTGGAAATCCTGCAGATCCACACCAAGAACATGAAGCTTTCCGACGACGTGGATCTGGAGCAG GTTGCAAATGAAACCCACGGACACGTAGGTGCCGACTTGGCCGCTCTGTGCTCGGAAGCCGCGCTCCAGGCCATCAGGAAGAAGATGGACCTCATAGACCTGGAAGATGAAACCATCGATGCTGAAGTGATGAACTCTTTGGCCGTCACCATGGATGACTTTAGG TGGGCGCTGAGTCAGAGTAACCCCTCGGCCCTACGGGAGACGGTGGTGGAGGTGCCGCAGGTCACATGGGAGGATATCGGTGGCTTGGAAGACGTCAAGAGGGAGCTCCAGGAGCTGGTGCag TATCCTGTGGAGCATCCAGACAAGTTCCTGAAGTTCGGAATGACCCCATCGAAGGGTGTGCTTTTCTACGGGCCCCCCGGGTGCGGTAAGACTCTGCTGGCTAAGGCCATTGCCAACGAATGCCAGGCCAACTTCATCTCCATCAAAGGGCCAGAACTGCTCACCATGTGGTTCGGAGAGTCTGAGGCCAACGTCAGAGAGATATTTGACAAG GCTCGGCAGGCCGCTCCTTGTGTCCTCTTCTTTGATGAATTGGACTCCATTGCCAAGGCCCGAGGCGGCAACATTGGAGATGGTGGTGGAGCCGCCGACAGAGTCATTAACCAGATCCTCACAGAGATGGATGGAATGTCCACAAAGAAGAACGTCTTCATCattggagccaccaacaggccAGATATTATCGACCCCGCCATCTTGCGTCCCGGCCGTCTGGATCAGCTCATTTACATCCCACTGCCCGATGAGAAGTCCCGCATTGCCATCCTGAAGGCCAACCTTAGGAAGTCTCCTGTTGCCAAG GATGTGGACCTTGACTTCCTGGCCAAGATGACCAATGGTTTCTCCGGTGCCGATCTGACTGAGATTTGCCAGCGTGCCTGCAAACTGGCCATCAGGGAATCCATTGAGAATGAGATCCGAAGGGAGCGAGAGAGGCAGACCAACCCCTCGGCTATG GAAGTGGAAGAAGACGACCCTGTACCGGAAATCCGGAGAGACCACTTTGAAGAAGCCATGCGATTCGCCCGCCGCTCCGTCAGCGATAACGACATTCGCAAATACGAGATGTTCGCACAGACCCTTCAGCAGAGCAGAGGATTCGGCAGCTTCAG ATTTCCCGCCGGGGGTCAAGGTGGAGCCGGTCCCAGCCAAGGAGCGGGCGGAGGCAGCGGCGGCAGCCATTTTAACGAGGAAGAAGATGATCTGTATGGTTAA